A window of Umboniibacter marinipuniceus contains these coding sequences:
- a CDS encoding DUF481 domain-containing protein: MIKQIFAATALVSLSGMVDADVLVTKNGERLLGTLESIRGDSLVWKSDSFSTLTLSKSDIAELVLTQEIKINGHDDPCYMDSFVNGMMQLNCEGTESFVHLDMLQSLEPWVDPDYEYFSWTGHVRLTGELFWGNKTDKDWTLDSATNVYKGDFRHSAALYYKRDDNSDPLVEPDIKWIASYGIDWFYSEHWYLNGNTEARRDDSNSVVSRYTLGVGVGYRFWDNDTGHLFIENGPAYVKETLDNSGVEDTTNSIGWRYKLDWSAPLPLWPEDFGAAPDFYHRHTVTMTDADHFRTQFESNTGVRFPVFGSINADIDFEADYDTKPSAGNEKADYQIRLGVSYSW, translated from the coding sequence ATGATAAAACAGATTTTTGCTGCAACGGCGCTGGTGTCACTATCTGGAATGGTGGATGCCGATGTGCTGGTGACTAAAAATGGTGAACGTTTATTGGGAACGCTCGAATCGATTCGCGGTGATTCCCTTGTTTGGAAATCTGACTCCTTTAGTACCTTGACGCTCTCTAAATCAGATATAGCTGAGCTAGTGCTAACCCAAGAGATTAAAATTAACGGCCATGACGACCCCTGTTACATGGACAGTTTTGTCAACGGCATGATGCAGCTCAACTGTGAGGGAACAGAGTCATTTGTTCACCTGGATATGCTGCAATCGTTGGAGCCGTGGGTTGACCCAGACTATGAATACTTCAGCTGGACCGGCCATGTTCGTCTTACCGGCGAACTCTTTTGGGGTAATAAAACGGATAAAGATTGGACGCTGGATTCGGCAACTAATGTCTATAAAGGTGATTTTAGACATTCTGCCGCACTTTATTACAAACGAGATGACAACTCAGACCCTCTGGTAGAGCCGGATATTAAGTGGATTGCGAGCTACGGAATAGATTGGTTTTACAGTGAGCACTGGTACTTAAACGGGAATACCGAGGCGCGACGCGATGACAGTAATTCCGTGGTCAGCCGTTATACCCTTGGTGTTGGTGTGGGTTATCGCTTTTGGGACAACGATACCGGTCACCTGTTCATAGAGAATGGTCCTGCCTACGTAAAAGAGACGCTCGACAACAGCGGCGTGGAAGATACCACCAACTCAATTGGTTGGCGTTATAAGCTAGATTGGTCGGCACCACTGCCACTGTGGCCCGAGGATTTTGGTGCGGCGCCAGATTTTTATCATCGCCATACGGTGACCATGACGGATGCAGATCACTTCCGTACTCAGTTCGAATCAAACACCGGTGTCCGATTTCCAGTCTTTGGAAGTATTAATGCCGACATCGATTTTGAAGCAGACTACGATACCAAGCCAAGTGCGGGCAATGAAAAAGCGGACTACCAGATTCGCCTAGGTGTTTCATACTCCTGGTAG
- a CDS encoding MGMT family protein produces MTATFNDQVYSILSQIPAGSVTSYGEIAKLAGYPSHARQVARVLKNLPKDTKLPWHRVLNSRHHIALPIDSPSGQQQRQRLLDEGAQIVGVRVSFPSSSSRLS; encoded by the coding sequence ATGACCGCCACATTCAATGATCAAGTGTATTCCATCTTGAGTCAAATCCCAGCAGGATCTGTTACTAGTTATGGTGAAATCGCCAAACTTGCCGGCTACCCATCGCATGCACGACAGGTGGCTCGCGTCCTGAAGAATCTTCCCAAAGACACCAAGTTACCCTGGCATCGAGTACTCAATAGTCGCCACCATATTGCACTCCCGATTGACTCCCCGTCAGGTCAACAGCAACGCCAGCGATTGCTCGATGAAGGTGCGCAGATAGTAGGCGTTCGCGTTAGCTTTCCCTCGTCCTCTTCCAGGTTAAGTTAG
- a CDS encoding AmpG family muropeptide MFS transporter has translation MAESNTLVHSLQHYFKPQVIAMAALGVGAGLPFLLVFSTLNYWLADEGVAKSTIGFFAAVGITYSIKVIWAPLIDQWRLPFLSQLGRRRSWIFLGQLGIALALFWMSLLDPKTELQWLAVASVLVAFSSATQDVALDAWRIEAIDEAYQGLMSASYIFGYRVGLLIAGAGSLYLADFVSWQFAYQCMAMFMILPILVLLLLRRDAHVDAVHDDSWRAMIQRVVVEPFKNFFYRYGRASLVILAFVALYRLSDIAMGGMANPLYSDLGFSKSDVASIAKVFGFFMTILGAFACGFAVVRFGVIKPLFVGAILVATTNLLFAWLSVSGADLTVLTLVISADNLAAGIANTAFVAFLSSLTDRAYTATQYALFSSFMTLPGKLFSTTSGLWVESYGFTDFFFICAGLGLPAILLLPLIAHITRRAKSSVPTMGSGG, from the coding sequence GTGGCAGAATCCAACACGCTAGTTCACTCCCTGCAGCACTACTTTAAGCCTCAGGTCATAGCGATGGCGGCTTTGGGCGTAGGCGCTGGACTGCCATTTTTACTTGTCTTCTCCACCTTAAACTACTGGTTGGCCGATGAGGGAGTAGCCAAATCTACCATTGGTTTTTTTGCCGCGGTGGGCATCACTTACTCAATTAAAGTCATTTGGGCGCCGCTTATCGATCAGTGGCGGTTACCGTTTCTTAGCCAATTAGGCCGTCGGAGAAGCTGGATCTTTTTAGGCCAGTTAGGCATAGCGCTCGCGCTCTTCTGGATGAGTTTGCTGGACCCGAAAACTGAGCTGCAATGGCTGGCGGTAGCTTCAGTATTAGTGGCTTTTAGCTCGGCGACACAAGATGTAGCCCTAGACGCTTGGCGCATTGAAGCGATTGACGAGGCCTATCAAGGTTTGATGTCCGCGTCTTACATCTTTGGCTATCGCGTTGGCTTGCTCATCGCGGGTGCCGGCTCGTTGTATTTGGCCGACTTTGTGTCTTGGCAATTCGCCTATCAGTGCATGGCGATGTTCATGATACTGCCAATACTGGTGCTGCTATTACTCCGACGTGACGCCCATGTAGACGCCGTTCACGATGACAGTTGGCGAGCGATGATTCAGCGTGTTGTGGTTGAACCATTCAAAAATTTCTTTTATCGCTATGGCCGCGCTAGCTTAGTCATATTGGCCTTTGTTGCGCTTTATCGATTAAGCGATATTGCCATGGGAGGTATGGCCAATCCGCTCTATAGTGACCTGGGTTTTTCAAAGTCTGATGTGGCCAGTATCGCCAAGGTCTTCGGCTTCTTTATGACCATCTTAGGCGCTTTTGCCTGCGGCTTTGCGGTGGTACGCTTCGGTGTTATCAAACCATTATTTGTTGGCGCTATTCTTGTTGCCACCACCAATCTGCTGTTTGCTTGGTTGTCAGTATCGGGCGCTGACTTAACGGTATTAACACTTGTAATCAGTGCGGATAATTTAGCCGCGGGAATCGCAAATACTGCGTTTGTGGCCTTTCTTTCGTCCTTAACTGACAGAGCTTATACGGCCACCCAATACGCGTTATTCAGTTCCTTCATGACGCTTCCAGGCAAGCTGTTTTCAACCACCTCAGGATTATGGGTAGAATCTTACGGCTTTACCGATTTCTTCTTTATCTGTGCTGGACTGGGGCTGCCCGCTATCTTGCTTTTACCCCTGATTGCACATATTACCCGAAGAGCGAAGTCGAGCGTGCCGACTATGGGTTCGGGTGGCTAA
- a CDS encoding cob(I)yrinic acid a,c-diamide adenosyltransferase, with the protein MGNRLSKIYTRTGDDGTTGMGDGSRIPKSSALIELIGTLDECNALLGTAASHCAAAGYDAETELITQIQHRMFNAGGELSVPGMQLIHEEDVTWVEDRIDAMNETLPALKEFILPGGNLPASTTHVARTVVRRAERQAVGLAPDMDISAVLIRWLNRLSDLLFVMARSLARKDGGEVLWQNPTR; encoded by the coding sequence ATGGGTAATAGATTATCAAAAATATATACGCGCACGGGTGATGATGGGACCACAGGAATGGGTGACGGCTCGCGGATTCCTAAATCTAGTGCGCTGATTGAGCTAATCGGCACGCTGGATGAATGTAACGCATTGTTGGGTACTGCCGCGTCTCACTGCGCCGCCGCTGGCTATGATGCTGAAACCGAATTGATCACTCAGATCCAACACCGGATGTTTAATGCCGGGGGTGAGTTGAGCGTCCCTGGGATGCAGCTTATTCACGAAGAGGATGTCACGTGGGTGGAAGATCGCATCGATGCGATGAATGAAACGCTTCCCGCGTTGAAGGAATTTATTCTTCCTGGCGGTAATCTTCCTGCATCCACTACACACGTTGCTCGTACGGTAGTTCGGCGAGCAGAACGACAGGCCGTAGGCCTAGCTCCGGATATGGATATCAGTGCTGTGCTTATCCGTTGGCTGAATCGCCTCTCGGATTTATTGTTTGTCATGGCGAGAAGCCTTGCTCGAAAGGATGGTGGAGAGGTCCTGTGGCAGAATCCAACACGCTAG
- a CDS encoding histidine phosphatase family protein, whose product MSSSTTVVDFLRHGACEGGEIFRGSTDVSLSPLGWQQLRNKTQENNGGWEQVIASPLVRCRRFAEEFATNHSLDIEVDERWREMSFGSWEGKLVKDVWKTDKAAAMAYFSDPVNCNEVGIEPMETLVERTQSAWQELLEKHQGKRVLVVSHGGLIRVHLATILNLPLASIGQLHLPYAAISRIVHSHGPLGQRSSVHFINGTVMNGGDALLS is encoded by the coding sequence ATGAGTTCATCAACCACGGTTGTCGATTTTTTACGACACGGCGCTTGCGAGGGCGGAGAAATATTTCGCGGTAGTACAGACGTATCCTTGTCTCCATTGGGGTGGCAACAGCTGCGCAACAAAACTCAGGAGAATAATGGCGGTTGGGAGCAGGTGATTGCCTCGCCGCTAGTTCGCTGTCGACGTTTCGCTGAAGAGTTTGCCACGAATCACTCCCTCGATATTGAAGTGGATGAGCGCTGGCGCGAGATGAGTTTCGGTAGTTGGGAAGGCAAGCTGGTTAAGGATGTCTGGAAGACTGATAAGGCGGCGGCGATGGCCTATTTTAGCGACCCGGTCAATTGCAACGAGGTCGGCATTGAGCCCATGGAAACACTGGTAGAACGCACTCAGAGTGCCTGGCAAGAATTACTGGAAAAACATCAAGGTAAGCGGGTTTTAGTGGTCTCTCATGGTGGCTTGATCCGAGTACACCTGGCCACTATTTTAAATCTACCACTCGCCAGTATTGGACAATTACATCTTCCCTACGCAGCCATTTCCCGTATTGTTCATTCGCACGGCCCACTAGGCCAACGATCCAGCGTTCACTTTATTAACGGCACGGTGATGAACGGTGGGGATGCGTTACTGAGCTAG
- the der gene encoding ribosome biogenesis GTPase Der: MIPVIALVGRPNVGKSTLFNQLTKSRDALVADYSGLTRDRKYGNANYEGRKFVVVDTGGISGDEQGIDRGMADQSLAAIEEADRVFFLVDCRAGMTATDEMIAEHLRSVNKPVYLVVNKIDGLHAEAQSAEFFALGLGELHLIAASHGRGIKQLIEDALEDIPESVVEEDEEDDAARGIRMAIVGRPNVGKSTLVNRLLGEDRVVVYDHPGTTRDSIYIDYERNDQSYTIIDTAGVRRRKSIRETVEKFSIVKSLQAIDDANVVVLVMDASEGLVDQDLHLLGHCIKRGRALVVALNKWDGLPEEQRDYVKKELNRRLVFLDYADIHFISALHGTGVGHLYESIDAAYESATQKLNTNQVTRILEDAVATHPPPLVNGRRIKLRYAHAGGQNPPLIVIHGNQTDKVPASYVRYLEKTFRRVLKLAGTPLRLEFKGNENPFEHKKPKLVDRQVNRKRGLKSHKNKEKAKAKLAGTKKPARKKPAPKRPTSR; encoded by the coding sequence GTGATACCGGTTATTGCTCTAGTAGGGCGCCCAAATGTTGGTAAATCAACGCTATTTAATCAGCTAACGAAGTCGCGAGACGCGTTGGTGGCCGACTATTCGGGTCTCACTAGAGACCGAAAGTACGGCAACGCCAACTACGAAGGCCGCAAGTTCGTGGTGGTCGATACCGGAGGTATCAGCGGAGATGAACAGGGTATTGACCGCGGTATGGCGGATCAAAGCTTGGCGGCGATTGAAGAGGCGGACCGTGTCTTCTTCCTCGTTGACTGTCGAGCGGGAATGACCGCAACCGATGAAATGATTGCGGAGCACCTCCGTTCGGTGAATAAGCCGGTCTATCTTGTCGTCAATAAGATTGACGGCCTGCATGCGGAAGCTCAGAGTGCGGAGTTCTTCGCTTTGGGTCTAGGCGAGCTGCACCTTATCGCTGCCTCCCACGGCCGCGGCATTAAACAGCTTATTGAAGACGCGCTGGAGGATATTCCAGAGAGCGTGGTGGAAGAAGACGAAGAGGATGATGCGGCTCGCGGCATTCGGATGGCGATTGTTGGTCGTCCGAATGTGGGTAAATCTACCCTTGTTAACCGCCTGTTAGGTGAAGATCGGGTAGTTGTGTATGACCACCCGGGGACGACTCGAGATAGTATTTACATTGACTACGAGCGCAATGACCAGTCCTACACCATTATTGATACAGCAGGGGTTAGGCGTCGCAAGAGTATTCGAGAGACAGTAGAGAAATTCTCTATCGTCAAGAGTCTTCAGGCCATTGATGATGCCAACGTTGTGGTGTTGGTGATGGACGCGAGTGAAGGTTTGGTGGATCAGGATCTACATCTTCTGGGGCACTGTATCAAACGAGGTCGAGCCTTGGTTGTTGCCCTAAATAAGTGGGATGGTCTACCTGAAGAGCAGCGAGACTACGTCAAGAAAGAACTGAATCGCCGCTTAGTGTTTCTTGATTACGCGGATATTCACTTTATTTCAGCTCTACACGGCACGGGTGTTGGTCATCTATATGAATCTATTGATGCGGCGTATGAAAGTGCCACCCAGAAACTCAATACCAACCAAGTTACGCGCATCTTGGAAGACGCGGTAGCCACCCATCCACCACCACTGGTGAACGGGCGTCGAATTAAGCTTCGCTACGCGCACGCTGGTGGTCAGAATCCGCCGTTGATTGTTATTCACGGTAATCAGACCGATAAGGTTCCGGCAAGCTACGTTCGTTATCTCGAAAAGACGTTCCGCCGCGTTTTGAAGTTGGCGGGAACGCCGCTCCGTTTGGAATTCAAAGGTAACGAAAACCCGTTTGAACACAAGAAGCCCAAGCTCGTGGATCGACAGGTTAATCGTAAACGTGGACTAAAGAGTCACAAGAACAAAGAGAAGGCGAAGGCAAAGTTGGCAGGAACCAAGAAGCCTGCTCGTAAAAAGCCGGCGCCGAAACGTCCCACCTCACGCTAA
- the bamB gene encoding outer membrane protein assembly factor BamB, whose amino-acid sequence MRFSKLVAGVVVATLLSGCEIFDDEDPKAPADLVDFEPTLSVSKDWSQKIGSQHEYLSPMRLAEDAGVIFAANLDGEVSAFRRNSGEKVWEVALDIPLSGGVSASRGLVTVGGPQGEVVALSTVDGTEKWRAKLATEVLSAPVNTGRQVVVHTPDGLVTGLSSSDGSELWKYKETLPLLTMQGVSEPILEGPLALVGFASGKLSAIRTDTGLPAWEALIALPSGRSDIERMVDLDGEPVVVGQSVIAATLQGSIKALDMRGGRVLWEADASTSKALAAGFSQVYIAELDGSVTAYRADTGAQVWRNDQLSYRGLSAPVTWSSYLAVGDADGYVHVMSQRDGSFVARFSVSGAVRSLMASRGKSLYVLDDSGRITALSIEE is encoded by the coding sequence ATGAGATTTAGCAAGCTCGTAGCGGGCGTGGTGGTCGCAACCCTACTTAGCGGTTGTGAGATCTTTGACGATGAGGACCCCAAAGCGCCGGCAGATTTAGTTGATTTTGAGCCAACGCTCTCAGTGAGCAAGGATTGGTCTCAAAAGATTGGCTCACAGCACGAGTATTTATCGCCAATGCGCTTAGCGGAAGATGCTGGTGTTATCTTTGCCGCAAACCTTGACGGCGAGGTGAGTGCCTTCCGCCGTAACTCTGGTGAAAAGGTTTGGGAAGTGGCACTGGATATTCCCCTGTCAGGGGGTGTTTCGGCCTCTCGTGGATTGGTTACCGTAGGTGGTCCGCAGGGCGAAGTGGTAGCGTTAAGCACGGTAGATGGCACGGAGAAATGGCGAGCTAAGCTGGCCACCGAAGTCCTATCAGCGCCGGTGAACACGGGTCGTCAGGTGGTGGTTCATACACCAGATGGTCTGGTTACCGGGTTGTCTAGCTCCGATGGCTCCGAGCTTTGGAAGTATAAAGAAACCTTACCACTATTGACTATGCAGGGCGTTTCCGAGCCTATTCTTGAAGGCCCGTTGGCATTAGTTGGCTTTGCTTCAGGAAAGCTATCAGCCATTCGTACCGATACCGGTCTGCCAGCTTGGGAGGCGCTTATTGCACTGCCGAGTGGTCGCTCTGATATTGAGCGCATGGTTGACCTAGATGGCGAGCCCGTCGTGGTGGGGCAGTCTGTGATTGCGGCAACACTCCAAGGGTCCATTAAGGCATTAGATATGCGTGGTGGCCGAGTGCTTTGGGAGGCAGATGCTTCAACCAGTAAGGCGCTTGCAGCGGGCTTTAGCCAAGTTTATATCGCGGAACTGGATGGAAGCGTTACGGCTTATCGCGCTGATACCGGCGCCCAGGTATGGCGAAATGATCAGTTGAGCTATCGTGGCCTTTCGGCGCCAGTGACATGGAGCTCTTACCTCGCGGTGGGCGATGCGGATGGCTATGTGCACGTAATGTCTCAACGCGATGGAAGCTTCGTGGCGCGCTTCTCAGTAAGCGGAGCGGTGCGTTCCCTAATGGCCTCGCGAGGCAAATCATTATATGTACTTGACGATAGTGGGCGAATTACTGCGCTAAGTATCGAAGAGTAA
- a CDS encoding YfgM family protein has translation MDPLRTEEEQLEALKLWWEENGKQTVAAIVLVAAGWGGWQYWGAQEQAHREDGSALYSQLQTLVATPELTDIQKASIETLGQRLQNEFDDTGYAEFAALELAKYRFNQGDTLGAEAALSTINLAEARPEVAQLAALRLARAQWANGDADAALATLNSVSVSTFASLYDELRGDIAFSQADRVSARAYYQSALTALQNSDQGQASMQREGLLTMKIDSILVDDAAPVGDAE, from the coding sequence GTGGATCCATTACGTACAGAAGAAGAGCAGCTAGAAGCATTAAAACTGTGGTGGGAAGAAAATGGTAAGCAAACGGTTGCTGCGATTGTTCTTGTTGCGGCGGGCTGGGGCGGCTGGCAGTACTGGGGAGCGCAAGAGCAAGCTCACCGTGAAGATGGGTCGGCACTGTATAGTCAGCTACAAACACTAGTGGCTACTCCCGAGCTAACCGATATCCAAAAGGCGTCAATTGAGACCTTAGGTCAGCGCTTGCAGAATGAGTTTGACGATACCGGTTATGCCGAATTTGCAGCACTCGAGTTAGCTAAATACCGCTTTAATCAGGGCGATACACTCGGCGCCGAAGCGGCGTTAAGTACTATCAATTTAGCGGAAGCGCGTCCGGAAGTGGCTCAGCTTGCTGCATTACGCTTAGCGCGAGCTCAGTGGGCGAATGGCGATGCGGATGCAGCCCTCGCTACGCTTAATAGTGTGTCGGTGTCTACCTTTGCTAGCCTCTATGATGAGCTACGTGGTGATATTGCTTTTTCACAGGCAGATCGTGTTAGTGCTCGCGCCTACTATCAATCGGCACTTACCGCATTGCAAAACAGCGATCAGGGTCAAGCGAGCATGCAGCGCGAAGGGCTGCTCACCATGAAGATCGATAGTATTCTCGTTGACGATGCAGCACCGGTTGGAGATGCAGAATGA
- the hisS gene encoding histidine--tRNA ligase: MKKLQAVRGMNDLTPEGSPVWQYLEGVIADLLASYAYREIRFPVVEQTALFKRAIGEVTDIVEKEMYTFEDRNGDSLTLRPEGTAPCVRACEQNGLLYNQTQRLWYNGPMFRHERPQKGRLRQFHQVGVETYGMIGPDIDAEVIAISDKLWRQLGIRDAVTLELNSIGSLAARAEYKEALVSFLRQHIEKLDEDSVRRLETNPLRILDSKNQDVQALLADAPNLLDYLDEASAEHFKQLREYLDTMGISYRVNPRLVRGLDYYNATVFEWVTDKLGAQGTVCAGGRYDSLVEQLGGKPTPAVGFAMGLERLVLLLEALEVVPAELSQQVDVYVVAVGDVVANAMQIAESAREAIPGLRVQMHCGGGSFKSQMKKADRSGASLALIFAEDEKARGEINVKWLREQRDQVTIPVTDVASFLVEQIA; encoded by the coding sequence GTGAAAAAACTTCAAGCCGTGCGAGGCATGAATGATCTTACTCCAGAGGGTTCTCCTGTTTGGCAATACCTAGAAGGTGTGATTGCTGATCTGTTGGCGAGCTACGCCTATCGTGAGATCCGTTTCCCTGTGGTAGAACAAACGGCATTGTTTAAGCGTGCAATTGGTGAAGTGACAGATATCGTAGAGAAGGAAATGTATACCTTCGAAGATCGCAATGGCGATAGTCTAACGCTACGCCCAGAAGGCACTGCGCCTTGTGTTCGTGCCTGTGAACAAAACGGCCTGCTTTATAATCAAACCCAGCGACTTTGGTACAACGGACCCATGTTTCGTCATGAACGCCCGCAGAAAGGGCGTTTACGACAGTTTCATCAGGTAGGCGTTGAAACCTACGGTATGATAGGCCCAGATATTGATGCCGAAGTCATTGCCATCAGTGACAAACTATGGCGACAACTCGGTATTCGCGACGCGGTGACACTGGAGCTGAATTCTATTGGCTCACTCGCGGCGCGAGCAGAGTATAAAGAAGCGCTGGTTAGTTTCTTACGACAGCACATTGAAAAGCTGGATGAAGATAGTGTTCGTCGCCTTGAAACCAACCCACTAAGAATCTTAGATTCTAAGAATCAAGACGTTCAAGCACTGCTAGCCGATGCGCCCAATTTATTAGACTACCTCGATGAAGCGTCGGCGGAGCACTTCAAGCAACTTCGCGAGTATCTAGATACTATGGGTATTAGCTATCGGGTGAATCCTCGATTAGTCCGTGGTCTGGATTATTACAACGCCACGGTCTTTGAGTGGGTGACGGATAAATTAGGTGCTCAAGGCACTGTCTGTGCGGGCGGCCGCTATGACAGCTTGGTTGAACAGCTCGGTGGCAAGCCAACTCCTGCAGTGGGTTTCGCTATGGGGCTTGAACGTTTGGTGCTATTGTTGGAAGCGCTTGAAGTGGTTCCAGCTGAACTAAGCCAGCAAGTGGATGTCTATGTTGTAGCCGTGGGCGACGTCGTCGCGAACGCGATGCAAATTGCGGAATCCGCACGCGAGGCGATTCCAGGTCTTAGAGTTCAAATGCACTGTGGTGGTGGTAGCTTTAAGTCGCAAATGAAGAAGGCTGATCGTTCGGGTGCCTCGCTGGCATTAATCTTTGCTGAAGACGAGAAAGCGCGTGGCGAGATTAACGTGAAGTGGCTTCGTGAACAACGCGATCAGGTCACCATTCCCGTTACGGACGTTGCCAGTTTTTTGGTTGAACAGATTGCTTAA
- the ispG gene encoding flavodoxin-dependent (E)-4-hydroxy-3-methylbut-2-enyl-diphosphate synthase, giving the protein MKFESPIKRRKTRQIMVGNVPVGGDAPIAVQSMTNTSTDDIDATVAQILRLENAGADIVRVSVPTMEAAEAFGEIRRQVSVPLVADIHFDYRIALRVADLGVDCLRINPGNIGREKRIRAVIDKAREHSIPIRIGVNAGSLEKDIQKKYGEPTPAALVESAMRHIDILDQLDFQDFKVSVKASDVFMAVGAYRQLSQQIDQPLHLGITEAGGFRAGAVKSAVGLGMLLMDGIGDTIRVSLAADPVEEVKVGYDILKSLRLRSKGVNFIACPSCSRQNFDVVKTMNELEMRVEDIPTSLDVAVIGCIVNGPGEAREADLGLTGGTPNNLVYVDGEPSHKLGQGNLVDELESLIRKKAAEKAALDATIIAKS; this is encoded by the coding sequence ATGAAGTTTGAGTCCCCAATTAAACGTCGCAAGACGCGGCAAATAATGGTCGGAAATGTGCCCGTGGGCGGTGATGCCCCCATTGCGGTGCAAAGTATGACTAATACCAGTACCGATGACATTGACGCTACCGTGGCGCAGATATTGCGCCTAGAGAATGCCGGTGCTGATATCGTCCGCGTCTCGGTGCCAACCATGGAAGCTGCGGAAGCATTCGGTGAAATTCGTCGCCAGGTATCAGTCCCGTTAGTGGCTGATATTCACTTCGATTACCGTATCGCCCTTCGTGTGGCTGATTTGGGCGTTGACTGTTTGCGTATTAACCCGGGCAACATTGGCCGCGAAAAACGTATTCGCGCGGTGATTGATAAGGCTCGCGAACACAGCATTCCTATTCGAATTGGTGTGAATGCCGGTTCGTTGGAAAAGGATATTCAAAAGAAATATGGTGAGCCAACACCCGCTGCCTTGGTTGAGTCAGCGATGCGCCACATTGATATTCTCGATCAGCTTGATTTTCAAGACTTCAAGGTTTCTGTAAAGGCCAGTGATGTCTTCATGGCGGTTGGCGCCTATCGCCAATTGTCGCAACAAATTGACCAGCCGTTACATTTGGGGATCACCGAAGCTGGCGGTTTCCGTGCGGGGGCGGTGAAGTCAGCCGTGGGCCTTGGTATGCTCTTGATGGATGGAATTGGTGACACCATTCGCGTGTCTCTGGCCGCTGATCCGGTGGAAGAGGTCAAGGTAGGTTACGACATTCTGAAGAGCCTACGCTTGCGTTCAAAGGGCGTTAACTTTATTGCCTGTCCAAGTTGCTCTCGACAAAACTTTGATGTGGTTAAGACCATGAACGAGCTCGAAATGCGTGTTGAGGATATCCCTACATCATTGGACGTTGCCGTCATTGGTTGCATTGTGAACGGCCCCGGTGAAGCACGTGAAGCGGATCTTGGCCTCACCGGTGGTACGCCGAATAACCTCGTTTACGTGGACGGTGAACCAAGCCACAAATTAGGCCAAGGTAACTTGGTAGATGAACTAGAGTCTTTAATTCGTAAGAAGGCGGCCGAAAAAGCGGCGCTTGACGCGACTATTATTGCCAAGAGCTAA
- a CDS encoding helix-turn-helix domain-containing protein produces MSESMQDLNNFERLGIRLKAQREAAELTLDQLAQLLRLTPKVVAAIEAGDESQLPKRVFILGYIHSYIRALELDEQSFAEELAQVFPKPAEMSSSQRIDGGVDKSEVFHDQIDTPIWQKGLIVALVVIVITAVLAYIYLRPSSTAAVSVAEDSPTTALSTVAVMGSSSQADSTEQAIGTTDESAGVDRNDLAAETDVLASESATEASTDASAMAENAEAAEQASTANQLNTQPQADSSEIVLPASSAESDNVVAAAIRETIVGSAGQRLELNFNAECWVEVKRADGSLLVGDLFNPNRRLIVNTDERVSILLGYGPAASVTFAGEAVEFRVRDNASAFFYVGE; encoded by the coding sequence ATGAGTGAATCCATGCAGGATCTAAATAATTTCGAACGCCTTGGTATACGGCTTAAGGCGCAGCGCGAAGCCGCCGAGCTAACGCTTGACCAGTTAGCGCAGCTACTACGTTTAACGCCTAAGGTAGTGGCCGCTATTGAGGCAGGCGACGAGTCTCAGCTGCCTAAGCGAGTCTTTATTTTGGGCTATATTCACTCGTATATTCGTGCCCTCGAATTAGACGAGCAAAGTTTCGCCGAGGAGTTGGCGCAAGTCTTTCCCAAGCCAGCAGAGATGTCGTCTTCCCAACGAATTGATGGGGGTGTTGATAAATCTGAGGTTTTTCATGACCAAATTGACACACCAATTTGGCAAAAGGGACTTATTGTTGCACTGGTAGTGATAGTTATTACCGCAGTACTGGCCTATATCTACCTACGCCCTAGCAGCACCGCCGCTGTTTCAGTAGCCGAGGACAGCCCCACAACGGCATTGAGTACCGTGGCAGTGATGGGGTCATCTTCACAAGCGGACTCCACTGAGCAAGCTATTGGTACAACCGATGAGAGTGCCGGTGTTGATAGGAACGATTTAGCCGCTGAGACTGACGTGCTAGCGAGTGAATCAGCGACGGAGGCTAGTACAGATGCCAGTGCAATGGCTGAGAATGCCGAAGCGGCAGAGCAAGCTTCTACCGCTAATCAGCTTAACACGCAGCCCCAAGCAGATAGTTCAGAGATAGTGCTGCCAGCGTCTTCGGCAGAGAGTGATAATGTGGTTGCCGCGGCTATTCGCGAAACCATCGTCGGCAGCGCTGGTCAGCGCTTGGAATTGAACTTTAATGCCGAGTGCTGGGTTGAAGTTAAGCGAGCAGATGGTTCGCTGTTGGTTGGTGATTTATTTAACCCAAATCGACGCCTCATCGTGAATACCGATGAACGCGTTTCGATTTTGTTGGGTTATGGTCCAGCGGCAAGCGTAACGTTCGCAGGTGAAGCGGTTGAGTTCAGAGTTCGAGATAACGCTTCGGCGTTCTTCTACGTGGGTGAATAG